GATAATGTACAAGATGAACCCCGGCTCTTTATTGACACAGCCTATTTTCATGAAGTCCAAAGCTCACAGTTAATCAAGCAAAATCCTCATCTAACTGTGCAAGGCTACATGCAGGCTATGCCTGGACAGCTCTTCATCATCCTTCTATTAATTTAGTCACCATCTCCCAGCCAGGCCTCTCCAAAGACTCTCGGCCCTTCTGTCACTACAGGTTAACTCTGCATTCTTGACCTCTGGTTACATAAGGGGGAGCATGTGCATGTTCTCCACTCACCTGTCGTTTCATTGGCTGGCTGTCTGCTCTCACCCCATCATCAATGGTACAGTCTGGTTTCTGCTGCACAGAGCTAATGCTGGCAGGCAGCTCCACTGGCCTCACTCCCAGTACCTTAGCAGCATTCTCTTTAGCTATGTTCAGAAGATCTATTTTTTCTGCACAGAAGCATGAACAGCACAATCAGCTTAGctcatttttttaaagacaaacatGCTAAAGTACATCATCTCCATTCTAACTCCTAGAAAGGCTTACCCTTCTGGCTGAGGCGAACAGCAGAGTACTCCGGAGATCTTGATCTTTTCCTGTAATCTCTGTAGCTCTTCCTGGAGGAAGGGGAGAATCTGCACCTGTAGCGCCCCACAAACCCATGAGTGCCTCTCCTGTAGCTGGATGAGCGTGAGCGGGACCTCCGTTGTGATCGGCGCTGCCGAGAGGAGTGGGTGCTGGAGGGAGACCGTCTCCTGTACCTGCCATGGGACGGGCAGTCCGGAGACGGGCTGTACGACCTAGACTGGGCCCGGCACCGGTGCCGACTGCAGGAGCGACCTGAAGCCCGGTGACAGCGGGGATGAGAGCGAGACCGTGTGcgagatgaagaggaagaggaccgGTGGCGAGGTTGGCGATGATGTGACCTATGGGAGGAGCAGCTACTCTCGCTGCTGGTGTAAGAACTGTCACTGCTACTGCTGCGACTCCGTGAGCCAGAGGAGTTGGGTGTTGCTGTGGCAACCTGGTCAAAAATGAGCTGCATGCCCTCAGTGAGGCAGACGTGCTGGGCCTGGCTAGCCTCACTTTTCATTATTAGACCTGCACAAAACAAAGAGGTTTAAAATTAGCATTCAAACTGAAATgctactgaaacacacaaacgaGTCACTACAAATTTAGTTAGTAACTGCcatttgaaatgttaaaataagtCAATATTTCCCGCAAAATGCCTATATAAAATATCATAATTCTGTTTGCATGTACTGGGGTACTACAAATACGTCGCTCGTTGACAAGCGCGCTTGACCGGAAAGTCCTAGTACGACTCGGAAAAGGGAAGCTTATGAAACTTAAACCCGCCCACATTTTGTTACGCAACATTGAAGAATAAAAACGATTATCCCACAAAGGAGACAAAACAAATTGCAATTTATTCTATACCTGCTTCCATTTTCACTCACTAAAAACGTTTACCTCGTCTAACATTGTTAGTTAGCTATATGTACcagctaagctagctaactaaagcTATAACGACGATGAGAACAGCCAGCTAGCgataactagttagctaacctacgCTAGTTAGCTCATTCTTATCGTGATCACAATAATCATGTTAGCTAGCAGACCGCAATTTCGATTTATgccattatttatttcatataaaaacaaCGAAGACTAGCTACCCACTCTGATTGTAACACCATTGTTTAACAGACGATGTAACGTTGACGTATAAGCTATCCctggctagctagatagctaaggGTTAAAGCTAAAAGACcaactagctaacgttagctaaagAGATGGCTACGAGTTCATTATTCGAAATCGAAATAACTGTACGGTATAACgaaatgacatttttatcccCATTTCCcacaaaagcaaacattatACCTTGCGATAGTTGGGTTCGTATGTCCTTGTAAAGTCCGCAGGACAAACGCTACTTGTGCCGTTCACGCGCCGAGGCGAAGACTAACGGACTCACGCGCACGCGGAGTACTTTTCCGAGCTGGCGCGTAAGACGTCATCGAGCAAGGATTCGGAAACTTCCAGCAAAGCAGAGAAGCTTCTCCGCCTGAGCCCTGCAATAAACAGGCTGGTTCAGTTTAGTTTGGAGATCAGTGCAATCGGTTTTACTGTTGCAACGGGCGTCTGTAAAAAGTAGGAAAGTGGAATATAAAGACGTTTAAGTTCCATTTAAGTGCAAAGAATGCAAAATTTTAAATATCAATAGTGGGGCAGAAAGTATTTGGATATTCGTGCAACAGGGAACTGTGTGGTAATCAGGCTTATACAATTAATATAtgagaacaaaaacatgtagacggcaaaatattttcaatagATCGCGTCAGCACTAGGACATTTTCCGCATGCCGTGTTGGATATATTTACCTTAGAGGGTTTGTGAGTTTTATATGGACAGACGTTTACAGTATTTCAGTTTAGCTGTGCGTATAAAAATGCGGAGGCGAAGTAGGACGCACGCGTGCGTGCCTAagaaagtggccagtgagtgcaCGCGCGCGTACACGCGTTTGTAGTCCGTCAACGTATGTTTTATCGCGAGACTGCGTTGCTACGGTTACCTTTGCTCTTGTGCCCTTTCACACAGTTAAACCGTTTAGATCACTGTGAGTGTGCAGTAATAGGTGGCCAACTCGCTTTCCAGCTATAGCTTAAGTGTCTCTCAGAAATGGAGATTTTAGATGTTCTGCCTGCCAATTTTGGCTATGCGATTCTGACATATTTGTACAGTTTTATAATGTTGTTTTACCTCGCAATGAAAGTTGGTGCTGGCCGGAAAAAATATGGCGTGAAAGTAAGTGAACGGTTAAACAAGCTGGCTAAATTGGCTAATtgggatttttgttttctttttatattacCGGCCTTATTTGTTAGTTAGGATCTAGTTTTGAAATTGCCGTTTACACGCTTGTCTGTTCTCTTGCTACTACTAGGTAACATATCGATTAATCTAGCATATTGTTGACCAACTCACTTTTAAATATTACGTTAGATAAAATAGCTAGATTTTCGCCCGGGCCATTACTTTTCTAGCGTTAGCTAGGGGGATAGTCTTCTCTCTAGattgctaacctagctagcataGTTGACtcaaaccttaaccctaacgCGTTTCTTCAATGCTCTGACAAAGTCGCTAGTTTgctaactcaaaccctaacaGTTTGGGCGACTTTCTACAAGCTCTACTGCTCCAATTAACTACCTAAAATCAGCCATTCCTTTTTTAGAAAGGGACGCaacttttagatttttttcaaaaatcgACTTTATTTGCCATTTGATTAGAACTATCTCGTGCATAAGCAAGGGAATGTTTTCTGATAGCCATTTTGACAAACATCAAATTTCGCCTATATGCTTCAAACATTTTGCTTTCTCGTATTGCACACCCCTCAAGTCGAGCACAAGGGAAAGGGAATTTAGGAATCAAACTAACAGTCTTGCATTGAAGTAAACTTCAGATTTTTAAAGATGGATTTAATTTTAAGCACTTTGTTTGAATCAGGTGATTGGTTCTTTTAACGTGGGCACCTTAattttcttgcttgttttttagTACCCCACTATGTACAGTGATAAGGAAGTGGTGTTCAACTGCATCCAGAGGGCACATCAGAACACGCTGGAGGTCTATCCACAGTGGTTGGTTTTCCAGACTATTGCTGCACTTGTATATCCTGTGAGTAAACTATCACAGACTCTTCAGAATAGGGAATTTCTTTCTAACAAGTAATTTTTTTAAGTAACAATCCAATATTATGGAAATATGCCAGTTGCTTTTAAATTTTATCACTGTGAAGGATAAGGGTTGTTTCACAGTCCAAGCCACATCCACCAGATGTATGGCACACCTTTTGAAGTAGTTGATCTTTAACAGGGCAATTCAGGGTTAGTGTTTTACTTTACATGTGTATAACAGGGTACCTCAATCCAGCATGCACATGTTAACCAttcctgtctgttttctttctcttcagacTGTGGCCTCTGTTCTGGGGGTTATCTGGGTGACTAGTAGGTTCTCCTATGCATGGGGCTACTACACTGGTGGTAAGACTTCTTTTATTCATAGTTGCAATGTCTGTATCCAGCCCTGAGGCACTAGACTGCAGCTTGAACTCCTAGCATACACATCGTTTACATTGAGTACTCTTCTGAAGACAAGCCTTCAAATACCTTCAATTTTAGAAAACTGAAAATACTCCCATTTTGGAACCTCAACTGCATTTAATTtcagtctacacacacctgtcactcaTGTTCATAACAGTAGGGGGCTACACATGTGCATTTTGTTGTTCAACAGTGACAAATATTATCCaacattatttttctgtcatCTGCAGTGTGTACTACATCCTCATTGGTCTCTGTTCTCATTTTGACCCTTTTAGATCCTGCCAAGAGAATGAACGGTGTTTATGGGTACATTGGCCTTTTTGGAGTGATCATCCTGTCTATATATATTGCTCTCCAGCTCCTTGAAGTCTTTTAAGTGCTTACGACTGACCACTGTGGATCATTTACAGCACTGACCAAGTGTAAAAccttagtcttttttttttttttttttggaacctATTTTAATATCAATTTTTATTCCTTCTTCAGTTATGCAGAACATGAAAGTAAATTCTTTCTCTAGACTACTATATTAGTCCACTTGTTTGTCTCTTTGTCATGTATATGATTGATTGTACTGCTGAATCGGAATAAAACCGGACATCTGTTTAGTGTTGAAGTACTATATGGGTGAGTTTGTTGGGTTGGTGGGTTTCTATTGTTAATTGAAGCTATGTATGGTCAATATCACTTTTAATGTCTAATTTCTGATAATTGATCATTTCTGATGCTGATAGTTGTACAGCATTTTATGATGTTCGTGTTCACATCTAATGTAGAGGATAATTTGCCAAGACAGTAAATGACTGAGTAAGGTGGTGCTGGAAAATATGCCTCTCCACCTGTTTGCAAGCAAAATATTCTAATGAGAGAATTTTTAAATTGGTGGCAGCAGTTTTCACATATAATATGCTCATGTGAAACTGGGGATTATGTCCTAAACTAGCTGAGTACTGGAGGTTTGGGGGGTGTGTGGATAGAGAAGAAAGTCTTTAATAGTGTAATGGGAATGTTAACGGGGAAACAGGAGAGGgtgctttaaaatgcatttagagAAGCAGCCATATCTGGGTGGTTCGAGgccacattaaatatattttcattctcAACACTTCTCTGGGACCACCATCATGACCTTTACAATGCAAGAACCATGAAACATTTTTGGAGGGTTATGGGGCCATTTGAGGAAGGTTGATCTCTCCCTAAGAAAAGTAGATCTACAGCTGGTGATACAACAAAGGGGCATATTTCTCCCATGTTCTCAGGATTTACTTTTAAGATAAGCTTAATGACCTTCGAGTGCCTTCATGGGTCTCCTCCTGCTGTATATCAGTGAAGTGATTATTAGGCATGTTCCAAGAGCTCTTGGGTCTACCAAAATGTTATGGTGCTAAGATGTGGAACTCCCTGCCTAGACACACAGCAGGGCTCTTGAAAAGCACTCTTAAGAGAGTTAAAATAGATTTGTTTAGATTATCTTTAAATTAACCTGTGAtttgttactgtattttattcaacatttttaaaaaaatatatttattcttttgtttgctttttctgcAGTTTTAGTTAAATCCATTTGGAGCCGTTGTCGAAGGCCCTTCACACTATACCAGTAGGCTCACACGCTACCTGATTTGTGATCTGTTTCTCTGGTCATGTTACCGTATAATCTTGTTTGCATATGATCCTACTCATTGACATTCCCATTGTACTgctgttttctatttattagCTACATTTACATGTATCTGCTATTACTCTAAGCTGCAGTGCTATGTTTCTCATACACCTCATAATATTTAAAACCCGTAGACTAtatgtgtaataataaaatgtaattactatTTATGCCCTTATTTGCTGGATCTATTAGTTTACTGACGTGAATCAAAGTTTTATTCACTCGTCAGTATTTGCACGGTGCAATCATATTACCTATTGCACATGTCACGTATGTACCGCTTAACGATTGCAGAGTAGGTTCGTGGGAGAGTCGCGTGGAAACGAAGGCCGAACGGGAGCGCGTGCAGTGAGCATGCGCGTCGCTGAACGTCCGCACGAAGAGAATTGTTTGTTTGGCGCTACGGACGACGCATTTACTGTAAGGTGAGATGACTGGCATGTGAAACATCTACATATATATGTCGTTTGAGTCATTCAACTCGTGGAGGTAAAGTGGATTGATTTCTTTGTCGGCTGTTTCGTGAATGTTTGACGGAGCGATTGTTGGCCAAACAACACATCCCAactagctggttagctagctgCTAGGCTAAGATAGGCAGGTTAGACAGGGTGCTAGCTAGCTTGGGATGGCTACATACCGACTAGTATTGGTGCTGGGTCAGTATTTacgcatttagctgacgcttttatccgaAGCGACTTACAATCGTGACTGAAAGCTGTTGGTCAACATACGGCAGCACCTGTTTAAAAAGGTGTATTTTCCACTATTTGTACTTTTGACATTTTCCACTGAGCCTTTGGCGTGAAGCCAGTGACTTTTATAATCGGGACTAAATCAGTCAGCTAGTTCAGCTAGTCGCCTTGGAAGTAGAGTTAGGAAGCTTGTTAGCTGGTTATGTACTGTAGAGTCGGCATGACAAAGTCTACTCATCAGTTCTACAAGTCTGTTTAAGCAGATCTTGTCTTTGGCGTGGCGTACTGTCATCACCTGTGTGTATTCTGCGAAGAAGATGAAAACATTGTTCGCCTTCTTCCGGAAATGTTTCTACACGTCCGTCTTATTTGTGTTATGAAGGTTTTACGTAATTTCGTTACGCACTAATTATGTTGAGTGCACGTACACTGTTCATTTGattgttaaaaatatatgaatgcagtaatttgtgtttttgtactcTAGCTAAATGTCGGTTTCACTTGCGTTCAGGACGATGTCAGGTTTCCTGGATGGTATCAGATGTGGTGACTGCGAGTGCAGTGTTGACTGggcagaaaagagaaacacCATCGCCTCCATAGCAGCCGGCGTACTGGTATATGGGTTTTATATAGCTATAAGTTATACTTCCTGTTTTCCATGTGTTGATTTACTTATGTGCTCCTGTGACTGATCAACCAGTGTCACAAACGTATTCACTTGTGTGTAGTTTTTCACAGGTTGGTGGATCATAATCGATGCAGCAATAATGTACCCTAAGGAAGATGATTTTCACCATGCTTACCACACCTGTGGAGTCATCGCTACAATCGCATTTCTTATGCAAGTGAACCATGCTACTTGTTTGTACAAGCTATTCATCTGCAATAATGTAGTGCTCTCATGCTCCGTTGTGGAGCTTTAAGTAGTGATATGGCTAGACAAGAATAGCTCAcgtattttaaagattttaaagaatgtttgtaGCTTGTCCCAGATATTCTCACCTATTATCTAACACAGATAGTGTTGCATGGAGCAgtcagtttctgtttttatggCCCTCATTGAGAAGAGCGGCACAGCCGGTCTAAATGAAGGGATTCTTGCTATGTCTGATACAGGATCAACGCTGTGTCAAATGGGCAGGTGAGAGGTGACAGCTACAGTGAAGGCTGCATGGGGCAGACaggtatgtgtttttgtatgaggACAGTTGAGCTACTGTTGAAACTCCAGACAGTGGTGTAATTCCCTATCATTAAATTACCAGTAATGAGTAATTTACTGAATCTTTGATAGTCCTGTTTGAAGTTTAATTTGTTAACTCGCTAAACTGATTTATAACTGTAGGAGAGATGACTGTAAATAGGCTGGCCAGAGCAGACAAACTTGTTTGTCCAAATATGCTGCAGTATCtggacagacacatgcacatgaggAGCTGTCTGAGGCTGAGGGTGTGCAGAGAGGATTGGGCATGTGTAGTATTGTAGAGCTATGCTGAGAGAAACTGTATTACATAGAACTGTGCAGCACTGCATAGGTTCTGCCTGTATGCTCTCTGCATCCTGTAAGTGCAGCCCACACAGTGTCTGTGACGTGTGCTGATGTGTTGGGTGCCGGAGTGCGACGTGTGCTGATGTGTTGGGTGCCGGAGTGCGACGTGTGCTGATGTGTTGGGTGCCGGAGTGCGACGTGTGCTGATGTGTTGGGTGCCGGAGTGCGACGTGTGCTGATGTGTTGGGTGCCGGAGTGCGACGTGTGCTGATGTGTTGGGTGCTGGACCGTGACATGTGCTGATGTGTTAGGTGCCAGAGTGTGGCTCTTCATTGGGTTCATGTTGGCCTTTGGCTCTCTCATCGCTTCCATGTGGATCCTTTTCGGAGGTTTTGTTGTGCCTGGTAAGTTTTTCTTTCATAAACTTCACTTCTACATTCTCTATTGATCTTTTGATGTCGCTAAAATATTAGCGTATGTGCACACTGACCAGTCTATCATGTCGAAATCCTGACTGAATGGAACATCAAATCATCTTGCCTTACCATATACCGTACACCTTACTGTCTTCCACTGGGGGATCTTCCCTGCTGATGTTTTGTTGTGGTTGACAGCAAAACCAGCTGTGTACCCTGGGATCGCAGTGTTCTTCCAAAATGCGTTCATCTTCTTTGGGTATGTTTTTAGACGTGTAAAAGCATACTTTAGAATTCCTGAAATTTTACAGTTCCTTAATAGGaagaatacattaaaacactaaCTTTTGTTTGTCTCTGAAGCTGTGTATTTGGgcctttgttcttgtttttaatctgtaGGGGTCTGGTGTTCAAGTTTGGACGTACAGAGGACCTTTGGCAGTGAAGAGATTGAACATCCCTGAGCTTGATTAACCACGTGTGTTTGATTTATTTcatccttctgtttctctcctgctctttcctGCTCTTAAATACTGTCCCTCTTTGCTGTGACGGCTGGTGCTCTGTGGCCGTATAAGTAGGTGGAGCTTCAGCTTCACCACGCCCCCCCAGGACACATCCCTCTTCTTTTGAAACGTGATGTATTTGCTTCATGACGCCCTCAGGCCCAAACATGTGTAACATCAACATGCGGATAATCTGGAACCCTACCAATCAATACTCTGCTCATACTGAAATCACCTCATatagggttgttttttgtttttgttttttgatggaTATGATGACCACAGAAGTAAAAGAAGGAGGCGGTGTTGTGACAGCACACTGCCGTGGTGACCAGGACAGCTCGGTTGTGCTGACAGAAACTCTCCACTGTAACCTATTCCCAGCTCCATTCCTCCCTGCAGAACTGCACTGCCTTcgtgtttgttttgtagccACCGTCTTCTTGGACTCTGTTTAGCTCTTGCTCTGCAATACTCACTCAAATGAGTCCTGGTTACCCTGTAGATGTGATCCGAGGGAGCTTTGTTCCCAGCGGTTTCACCGGGGTTTTCCATACGGAGTTCACAGGGGACTGAGCAAACTTGGCTTTAAAAGGGGAAACTAATATgagatttttcttttaatatacCTATATGTACTTTTTTGTAATTAGATGTGAGGATGGGGCTAATCAGATCCATAATCAAAGCTACTTGTACAGGGAGATTAAAAGCTAGTGTTTCTGAAAACggctttttcattttcagttttgtgtgCATCTCAGATGCTTGCACAAGTTTAGTGTCACATTTGTTTCTGCATCAATTTGTTTGGAATAGTCATACATATTCTGAAAGAGTTTCCACCAGTGTCTTGTTCCTAACTGAGCTCTTGGCCAGTTCAGTTCAttctcacccccaccccctttttgtagaaaatgcaaatatacaaaCTCATGTTTGTTGAACAGCACTGGAGGTTGTTCCTGTGTAGGTCTTTGTAACTATATtctttattatttgattttgtaCTCTTTATTTCATGAGGTTCTGTATCTTTTAGCTTTGTTTGCACTCTGTTTATGTGGCTACCTTATAGAAAAGATGACAATAAGACGAGCACAGTTTCTCTATTTGTGTAGTCAGAGAGCTGACGTCTGTGGGAGAAGCAGATTTGGTAGCACTAACTCATTAATGGTGTTTGTTAAGAAACACACTTTCACTATACTTTAGACAAAAAGAGTAAAGATATTTGATAGCTAAAGTGATgcatcaaaattaaaaaaaaaaaaggctgttgGATGTTGGCACTATATTCAGCTTGTGATGTATTTTTATTGAGCACATAACTAATGATCAcgttttgtgtttcatttacCACACATCTAAAAAGTCACATTGTACTACTATAAAAGTCACATTGTACTACTATAATTTATTTGCTGCCTAATAAATTCAGTTAAGATCTAACAGTGATGCTAAgctttctatctctcttctctttAACATTGGAATTTGCACACAAAGAAGTTAACCAAGACTGTATTATAGACA
This region of Electrophorus electricus isolate fEleEle1 chromosome 11, fEleEle1.pri, whole genome shotgun sequence genomic DNA includes:
- the rsrp1 gene encoding arginine/serine-rich protein 1, which codes for MKSEASQAQHVCLTEGMQLIFDQVATATPNSSGSRSRSSSSDSSYTSSESSCSSHRSHHRQPRHRSSSSSSRTRSRSHPRCHRASGRSCSRHRCRAQSRSYSPSPDCPSHGRYRRRSPSSTHSSRQRRSQRRSRSRSSSYRRGTHGFVGRYRCRFSPSSRKSYRDYRKRSRSPEYSAVRLSQKEKIDLLNIAKENAAKVLGVRPVELPASISSVQQKPDCTIDDGVRADSQPMKRQDGDKTNEDDSHAPRTSPIRKPIAFSINNMVAKPSSSQPFHATESKVTSRADSVGNRKPYGHWVPVKKTSPNKS
- the mgst3b gene encoding microsomal glutathione S-transferase 3b is translated as MEILDVLPANFGYAILTYLYSFIMLFYLAMKVGAGRKKYGVKYPTMYSDKEVVFNCIQRAHQNTLEVYPQWLVFQTIAALVYPTVASVLGVIWVTSRFSYAWGYYTGDPAKRMNGVYGYIGLFGVIILSIYIALQLLEVF
- the tmem50a gene encoding transmembrane protein 50A, whose product is MRVAERPHEENCLFGATDDAFTVRTMSGFLDGIRCGDCECSVDWAEKRNTIASIAAGVLFFTGWWIIIDAAIMYPKEDDFHHAYHTCGVIATIAFLMINAVSNGQVRGDSYSEGCMGQTGARVWLFIGFMLAFGSLIASMWILFGGFVVPAKPAVYPGIAVFFQNAFIFFGGLVFKFGRTEDLWQ